A genomic segment from Desulfurobacterium pacificum encodes:
- a CDS encoding tyrosine-type recombinase/integrase, with protein sequence MKLSQAIELFLKFKSKELAHRTIKEYKSDLNKFRELIGDKNVSEIRTADIMIFRTSLDCSPSLINRRMSALNTFFNFLVDMEVISSNPFKPSLRIKKVKQKIPEALTEEEVEKILTAAQQRSQRDYLLIKTILYCGLRISEALNLKRDDIITVKGRKVLKVLGKGNKERFIPLPSELAKELMDYIKNLEGERLFPLKYHGAKYVFDKIKEKTGIYLHPHKLRHTFATLLVDRGVDIRVIQAFLGHASPNTSARYAKVRDDVMFKVIDEVFDKSQTAIEEI encoded by the coding sequence ATGAAATTGTCCCAAGCAATAGAATTATTCCTAAAATTTAAATCTAAGGAATTAGCTCATAGGACGATAAAGGAATACAAAAGTGACCTAAACAAATTTAGAGAGCTTATCGGTGACAAAAATGTGTCTGAAATCAGAACTGCTGATATTATGATTTTTAGAACCTCCCTTGATTGCAGTCCATCTTTAATAAACAGGAGAATGTCAGCTTTAAACACCTTTTTCAACTTTCTTGTAGATATGGAAGTAATAAGCTCTAATCCATTTAAGCCGTCCTTAAGGATAAAAAAAGTAAAGCAAAAAATCCCCGAAGCCCTCACAGAGGAAGAAGTAGAAAAAATCCTCACCGCCGCCCAACAACGCTCTCAGAGAGATTACCTTCTAATAAAAACAATCCTTTACTGCGGGCTGCGTATCTCTGAAGCTTTAAACCTTAAAAGAGATGACATAATTACTGTAAAAGGAAGAAAAGTCCTCAAAGTATTGGGAAAAGGTAACAAAGAAAGGTTTATTCCTCTACCCAGCGAATTAGCCAAAGAACTTATGGATTACATTAAAAATTTAGAAGGTGAGCGGCTCTTTCCCCTTAAATACCACGGTGCTAAGTACGTCTTTGACAAAATAAAAGAGAAAACAGGCATTTACCTCCATCCTCACAAACTCCGCCACACCTTCGCTACGCTTTTAGTTGATAGAGGAGTAGACATAAGAGTAATTCAAGCTTTCTTGGGACATGCATCTCCGAATACTTCTGCAAGATATGCTAAAGTAAGAGATGATGTAATGTTTAAAGTAATAGATGAGGTTTTTGATAAGTCACAAACCGCAATAGAGGAGATTTAG
- a CDS encoding MBL fold metallo-hydrolase, producing the protein MENYNLSTELKPNQDVVLYEGHNHKVVYLGTRGINTGAEAVDVLSYLIIDEGEALLIDPGGYHLFSYLVFKISKYVNLDSIKYIYFCHQDPDVCGSLPMWKDVCPQAKIVIGELWVRFLPHFGVEDVSKRAMPIPFKGGYINVGKTPIEVIPAHYLHSPNHFSLYDPVSKFLFSGDLGIALGEFNYLIVKDWVEHLEYIYTPHRILMANNRAARAWVNRVKNKDIKAILPQHGAIMVDRDVKNYLKFMENLKCGTDLIKD; encoded by the coding sequence ATGGAAAACTATAACTTATCAACAGAGCTTAAACCCAACCAAGATGTAGTATTGTATGAGGGTCATAACCATAAAGTTGTATACTTGGGAACAAGAGGAATTAATACTGGAGCGGAAGCTGTTGACGTTTTATCTTATTTGATAATAGATGAGGGAGAAGCTCTTTTAATTGACCCAGGAGGATATCACCTCTTTTCTTATTTAGTTTTCAAGATATCCAAATACGTTAATTTGGATTCTATAAAGTACATCTATTTCTGTCATCAAGACCCAGATGTATGCGGTTCACTTCCGATGTGGAAGGATGTATGTCCTCAAGCTAAAATAGTTATAGGTGAACTATGGGTAAGGTTTTTGCCTCACTTCGGGGTAGAAGATGTATCCAAAAGAGCAATGCCAATTCCTTTCAAAGGAGGCTACATTAATGTAGGAAAGACCCCTATTGAAGTAATTCCTGCGCACTATTTACACTCTCCAAACCATTTTAGTCTCTATGACCCAGTTTCTAAGTTTCTCTTTTCGGGTGATTTAGGAATAGCTTTAGGGGAGTTTAATTATTTGATAGTTAAAGACTGGGTGGAACACCTTGAGTATATATATACACCTCATAGAATTCTCATGGCAAACAACAGAGCAGCAAGAGCGTGGGTTAACAGAGTAAAGAATAAAGATATAAAAGCTATACTACCCCAACATGGGGCTATAATGGTTGATAGAGATGTTAAAAACTATCTTAAATTCATGGAGAACTTAAAATGCGGAACGGACTTGATAAAAGATTGA
- a CDS encoding methyl-accepting chemotaxis protein encodes MRNGLDKRLIDEISESLSHLERGTLSIKEVSNVISKLVEQVESIFVRNNQILSKDVEILYEVSGDLKGFVKEFKPIIDQMSIISEEYESLLESLSKIRDYLENIEGIASHTELIAINASIEAARAGESGRNFAVVANEIRSMAKNTFRSINEIKELDKEIEPKLTALKHSIDAMRNIQKKMDQLMEDINQVIKISDELKEISTVQSKVVEEVRGLSGVSAAIKRINEIFRKAQGILALTFSRVFSR; translated from the coding sequence ATGCGGAACGGACTTGATAAAAGATTGATTGACGAAATATCAGAATCTTTGTCACACTTAGAAAGGGGAACGCTTTCAATAAAGGAAGTTTCTAATGTTATATCTAAGTTAGTAGAACAGGTAGAGAGTATTTTCGTAAGGAATAATCAAATCCTTTCTAAGGATGTTGAAATTCTTTATGAGGTTTCAGGAGATTTAAAGGGATTTGTAAAAGAATTTAAACCTATCATAGACCAGATGTCTATAATCTCAGAAGAATATGAAAGTCTATTAGAAAGTTTAAGCAAGATTAGAGATTATTTGGAAAATATAGAAGGGATTGCAAGTCATACCGAACTTATTGCTATTAATGCTTCAATTGAAGCTGCACGTGCCGGTGAAAGCGGCAGGAATTTTGCAGTAGTGGCTAATGAAATAAGAAGTATGGCAAAGAACACATTTCGCTCTATAAATGAAATAAAGGAGTTGGACAAAGAAATTGAACCCAAATTGACTGCTCTAAAGCACAGTATTGATGCTATGAGGAATATTCAAAAGAAGATGGATCAATTAATGGAAGATATAAATCAAGTAATAAAGATATCTGATGAACTAAAAGAAATAAGCACTGTGCAGTCAAAGGTTGTTGAAGAAGTAAGGGGTTTATCCGGAGTGTCTGCTGCTATTAAGCGTATAAATGAAATTTTTAGGAAGGCACAGGGTATACTTGCTTTGACTTTTTCTCGTGTGTTTTCTCGTTAA
- a CDS encoding HIT family protein: MKILWAPWRLNYVKNADKEKNSCFICKAFESDPAEDRNNLLLYRGKKALVILNKFPYNTGHLMVCPIRHTGDFLSLMPEELEEINFLIKKSIKALKRAYNPDGFNIGLNLGKVSGGSVDTHIHYHIVPRWQGDTNFMPIIGNAKVIPQSLDETYEILKRYWD; this comes from the coding sequence GTGAAAATACTCTGGGCTCCATGGAGACTAAATTACGTTAAGAACGCAGATAAAGAAAAAAATAGTTGTTTCATCTGCAAAGCTTTTGAGAGTGACCCAGCTGAAGATAGAAATAATCTACTTCTTTATAGAGGAAAAAAAGCTTTAGTAATACTTAACAAATTTCCCTACAACACAGGTCATTTAATGGTGTGTCCTATCAGACATACCGGTGATTTTCTATCTTTAATGCCTGAAGAATTGGAAGAGATTAATTTTTTGATTAAGAAATCAATAAAGGCTTTAAAAAGAGCTTACAATCCAGATGGCTTTAACATAGGTTTAAATTTAGGGAAAGTTTCTGGAGGAAGCGTAGACACACATATTCATTACCACATTGTTCCAAGATGGCAAGGAGATACTAACTTTATGCCAATAATAGGAAACGCTAAAGTTATCCCTCAGTCGTTAGATGAAACCTACGAAATCCTCAAACGCTACTGGGATTAA
- a CDS encoding tetratricopeptide repeat protein, translating to MFEKFFSKLTDKKRESIEGYLKKISVNRHDLINQISEVNPENPVNAYITLALLLKEKGEYYKSLKILEKLKDEKLPETEKKLVYLNLGLVYKSAGFLDRAEEALLEGIKLFPGESYFYYELARIFKNSGRLEEAVEYLEKAVQLKKEFEDELTHTKLYLADYYIENGRTDKAFKIIRKIHPPLPTPLFYYIMSKLYYSVGETEKGYLKALQGMRLSPKHIPSFLKVIEEFEELNEEKLRDIIKKTELNPITGLKLANLLITKGRRTEALKILKELNEKFPSDPEVKESYLRLLWETGKRKQVVEEIEKFLKLLKAKKKAFRCENCGFETNTFDWICPRCREWETLEMNCENR from the coding sequence ATGTTTGAAAAATTTTTTTCAAAACTTACAGATAAAAAGAGGGAATCTATTGAGGGGTATCTAAAAAAAATATCTGTCAATCGCCACGATTTAATAAATCAGATATCTGAAGTTAATCCAGAAAATCCCGTCAACGCCTACATAACATTAGCACTTTTACTAAAGGAAAAAGGTGAGTACTACAAAAGCTTGAAAATCTTAGAAAAGCTCAAAGATGAGAAGTTACCTGAAACGGAAAAAAAGTTGGTCTATTTGAACTTAGGTCTCGTATATAAAAGTGCAGGATTCCTTGATAGAGCCGAAGAAGCTTTATTGGAAGGGATAAAACTTTTTCCTGGAGAAAGTTATTTTTACTACGAACTGGCAAGAATCTTTAAAAACTCAGGTAGATTGGAAGAGGCAGTAGAATATTTAGAGAAAGCCGTTCAGCTAAAGAAAGAGTTTGAAGATGAACTTACTCATACTAAACTATACTTAGCCGATTACTACATTGAAAACGGAAGAACCGATAAAGCATTCAAAATCATCAGAAAAATCCACCCCCCTCTCCCCACCCCGCTCTTCTACTACATCATGTCAAAACTCTACTACTCAGTTGGCGAAACAGAAAAAGGATACTTAAAAGCTCTACAAGGAATGAGACTGTCTCCTAAACACATTCCTTCCTTCTTAAAGGTTATAGAAGAATTTGAAGAACTTAACGAAGAAAAACTCAGAGATATCATAAAGAAAACTGAACTAAACCCAATTACAGGGCTAAAACTTGCCAACCTTCTCATAACAAAAGGAAGAAGAACCGAAGCATTAAAAATACTGAAAGAGCTAAACGAAAAGTTTCCATCCGACCCAGAAGTCAAGGAATCCTACCTTCGCCTTCTATGGGAAACTGGAAAGAGAAAACAGGTTGTTGAAGAAATAGAAAAATTTCTAAAATTATTAAAAGCAAAGAAGAAAGCCTTCCGATGCGAAAACTGCGGCTTTGAAACAAATACTTTTGACTGGATATGCCCGAGATGCCGCGAGTGGGAAACTTTGGAGATGAACTGTGAGAATAGATAG
- a CDS encoding translocation/assembly module TamB domain-containing protein encodes MRIDRELLREILKSLKSGRLHKLLKLLLILAFFYSSFLAAQELFRFYLHEKKVSTFHVSGFHLSYNNGELVLSLNDLYLKRPDFSLTLYKCYARLKLLKTLKERKPYFKTLHVGEFNLKIKRERKTKKAQKKNVKNLNLNLSLPFYAEELQVEKFFFSSPTVNLMGNNLYYDLYSFRLDGIYGKVEGKELSVKSLKGRVENGFLTTDNLTVSFGEFRYTGKAKASKDLSKIYLDGTFKTKEWQFTGKANKEYSQFAIEGTLHYQKEKADLKLKGALERTINVNNGTVNYKNVQISFKGTVFPQLKIKGHVKGDLTFGKYTAKGISGDFNVKGEIKEPEVYTKIESKEVKTPQLTLKNVSVKGWAKGKNTWKLSVSSQHLSAEITGENEVLSGKVLLRKFATSLVKELKEIPKAVVSGKIDFRKEGNRFNYEGTLKIDNFSYERFTASGTLQFKGNEKKTEFKTTLRGKGKLEASGTVNFKNKTQQVAVYGEKIPTSSFTLLKKHGIEGKVSFNGNILGTFSNPTGNFTFSSNDFSYCSNYIGKVNGQLTFNRNQLKIQASDEKKDIVLNNLLITFKPFSVLVEGKVVNKPINYINNILKFYKVKLPVELSGTVSGSYSVNVGKDFVKVKANVESAFGSFAVEKIRGAFSSLSGGISVEGQKLTVNLNGKLNYAEIDGKGVSGGDFSLDIQNKKLNVTLKHSQITGFKNTDLDTKFSYDIAEKSLEGSFSLTGSIKKDNTAISGSAKGTFKGNVKNVAVKIAGKASLSNDLLKNPLKLSFSGNYQTGSQTGRFNVKSPRITATVNVNKNEIESFGTFKNFSIKTPQAILKIGIGTFNLSYPDLNGNVFIPAFEVKPQKFYRLFSVSGIYITLKNGKPEISGTKLSYIDGWIEIEKPAVKIGKKVQVSGKLNGNLGIKGLIYLSPVKNIFRYVKGTLNVKGNYQYDNSLSYSIIFSGKNINGKTAFLLEKFSIPDFKGKIKNGAVKNLDAEITVGDGNLIIKGADNLFDVYVSEIPVGEIALWKSVISGNLKINLLEKSVSGKLSLSKTRVELKEKKKEKSQNKSKQLEIPFKTNVKLTFIEPAVISTSIAKIDVLPQLNLEAINGMPIINGSFFVTDGKIDYMGKIFKVVYGSGVIKNLLKNEGQIDLLASCYISGYYVYMRIKGSFSHPKLILSSDPPLSKEQILNLVMTGASPEEIEKSSELFPAVQVAYYATASIFKPIETKLEKTLGLENFSVEPYITKYGETVAKFTISKRLFKRFRITGYETTGQKPEYGGSLQFFLNDKYFLETRYNSYYGIETGIGFDINVR; translated from the coding sequence GTGAGAATAGATAGAGAACTCTTACGGGAGATTCTCAAATCTTTAAAAAGCGGAAGGCTCCATAAACTTCTCAAACTTCTATTGATATTAGCTTTTTTCTACTCATCCTTTTTAGCAGCCCAGGAACTGTTCAGATTCTACTTACATGAAAAAAAAGTTTCCACATTTCACGTATCAGGCTTCCACCTAAGCTACAACAACGGAGAACTGGTACTCTCCTTAAACGACCTTTACTTAAAAAGACCAGACTTTTCTCTCACTCTTTACAAATGTTACGCGAGATTGAAACTGTTAAAAACCCTAAAAGAAAGAAAACCTTACTTTAAAACGCTCCACGTAGGCGAATTCAACTTAAAAATAAAAAGAGAAAGAAAAACTAAAAAAGCACAGAAGAAAAACGTCAAGAATCTGAACCTTAACCTGTCTCTACCCTTTTATGCTGAAGAGCTTCAAGTAGAAAAGTTCTTCTTCAGCTCTCCAACCGTTAACCTTATGGGAAACAACCTCTATTATGACCTTTACTCCTTTAGGCTTGACGGTATATACGGAAAAGTTGAAGGTAAAGAGCTATCGGTTAAAAGTTTAAAAGGCAGAGTTGAAAACGGGTTTCTTACAACAGACAATTTAACTGTCTCCTTTGGAGAATTCCGCTACACAGGAAAAGCAAAAGCATCAAAGGACTTAAGCAAAATTTATCTTGATGGAACGTTCAAAACAAAGGAATGGCAGTTTACGGGAAAAGCTAACAAGGAATACTCTCAATTCGCAATTGAAGGAACTCTACACTATCAGAAAGAAAAGGCTGATTTAAAACTTAAAGGAGCGTTAGAAAGAACAATAAATGTAAATAACGGAACGGTAAATTACAAAAACGTTCAGATTTCTTTTAAAGGAACAGTGTTTCCTCAACTCAAAATTAAAGGACACGTTAAAGGTGATTTAACGTTTGGAAAGTATACAGCAAAAGGTATAAGTGGAGATTTCAACGTAAAGGGAGAAATTAAAGAACCGGAAGTCTACACCAAAATAGAGAGCAAAGAGGTAAAAACTCCGCAGTTAACTCTTAAAAACGTATCGGTAAAAGGTTGGGCAAAAGGGAAAAACACGTGGAAACTTTCAGTATCGTCGCAGCACCTATCTGCAGAAATTACCGGTGAAAATGAAGTACTCTCAGGAAAAGTTTTACTTAGGAAATTTGCAACATCTTTAGTTAAAGAGTTAAAAGAAATTCCAAAGGCAGTAGTAAGCGGAAAAATAGATTTCAGGAAAGAAGGAAACAGATTCAACTACGAGGGAACTCTAAAAATAGATAATTTCTCATACGAAAGATTTACAGCTTCTGGCACGTTGCAGTTTAAAGGAAACGAGAAAAAAACGGAATTCAAAACAACGCTCAGAGGAAAAGGAAAATTAGAAGCAAGTGGAACAGTAAACTTTAAAAACAAAACTCAGCAAGTCGCAGTTTACGGTGAAAAAATCCCCACCTCTTCCTTCACCCTCCTTAAAAAACACGGAATAGAAGGAAAAGTTTCTTTTAACGGAAACATACTTGGAACGTTCTCAAATCCTACTGGGAACTTTACTTTTTCTTCAAACGATTTTTCATACTGCAGCAACTATATAGGTAAAGTTAATGGACAGCTGACGTTCAACCGCAATCAACTGAAAATTCAGGCTTCAGATGAAAAAAAAGATATCGTCTTAAATAACCTGCTCATAACGTTCAAACCCTTTTCTGTGTTGGTTGAAGGAAAGGTAGTCAATAAACCGATAAATTACATCAATAACATACTGAAATTTTATAAGGTAAAACTTCCCGTTGAGCTGTCAGGAACGGTAAGCGGAAGTTATAGCGTCAACGTCGGAAAAGATTTCGTGAAAGTTAAAGCTAACGTTGAGTCGGCATTTGGAAGCTTTGCAGTTGAAAAAATTAGAGGTGCTTTTTCTTCGTTAAGCGGGGGAATTTCTGTTGAAGGTCAGAAACTAACCGTAAATTTAAATGGTAAATTAAATTATGCGGAAATAGATGGAAAAGGAGTGAGTGGGGGGGATTTTTCTTTAGATATTCAAAATAAAAAACTTAACGTTACGCTAAAACATTCTCAAATAACAGGATTCAAAAACACTGATTTAGATACGAAGTTTTCTTACGATATTGCAGAAAAATCCCTTGAAGGAAGCTTTTCTCTTACAGGCAGCATAAAGAAAGATAACACTGCAATTTCAGGCTCTGCGAAAGGAACGTTCAAAGGAAACGTTAAAAACGTAGCTGTTAAAATAGCAGGTAAAGCAAGTCTATCAAACGATTTACTCAAAAATCCCCTCAAACTCTCATTCAGTGGCAACTATCAGACGGGCAGCCAAACAGGAAGGTTTAACGTAAAATCCCCCCGTATCACAGCTACAGTCAACGTCAACAAAAACGAAATAGAATCTTTCGGAACTTTTAAAAACTTTTCAATCAAAACCCCTCAGGCTATTCTAAAAATAGGAATCGGCACGTTTAACCTCTCATACCCCGATTTAAACGGTAACGTTTTCATTCCTGCCTTTGAAGTAAAACCTCAAAAGTTTTACAGGCTCTTTTCCGTTTCCGGTATTTACATAACGCTGAAAAACGGAAAACCGGAAATTTCCGGAACGAAGCTTTCCTACATAGATGGATGGATAGAGATAGAAAAACCTGCAGTGAAAATCGGCAAAAAAGTCCAGGTTTCCGGAAAACTAAACGGTAATTTAGGTATAAAGGGCTTAATATACCTTTCGCCAGTAAAAAATATCTTTAGATACGTCAAAGGAACGCTAAACGTTAAAGGGAACTATCAATACGATAACAGTCTCTCCTATTCCATAATCTTTAGCGGTAAAAATATAAACGGAAAAACAGCTTTCCTTCTGGAAAAATTTTCCATTCCCGATTTTAAAGGAAAGATAAAAAACGGTGCAGTTAAAAACCTTGATGCAGAAATTACCGTAGGAGACGGCAACTTAATAATAAAAGGTGCAGACAACCTGTTTGATGTTTACGTATCGGAAATTCCAGTAGGTGAAATAGCTCTCTGGAAAAGCGTCATCTCTGGCAATTTAAAGATAAATCTACTTGAAAAATCTGTTTCAGGAAAGTTATCTCTATCAAAAACAAGAGTTGAACTAAAAGAAAAGAAAAAAGAAAAAAGTCAGAACAAATCTAAACAGTTAGAGATACCTTTTAAAACAAACGTAAAACTAACTTTCATAGAACCTGCTGTAATATCAACGTCCATCGCAAAAATAGATGTTCTGCCACAGCTCAACCTTGAAGCAATAAACGGAATGCCGATAATAAACGGCAGCTTCTTTGTAACCGACGGAAAAATTGACTATATGGGAAAGATTTTTAAAGTAGTTTACGGTAGCGGTGTAATTAAGAATCTGCTCAAAAACGAAGGACAGATAGACCTTCTTGCAAGTTGCTACATTTCTGGATACTACGTTTATATGAGAATAAAAGGTAGCTTCTCTCACCCTAAACTAATTCTTTCCTCAGACCCGCCGTTAAGCAAAGAGCAGATACTAAACTTAGTTATGACAGGAGCATCACCGGAAGAAATAGAAAAGAGTTCAGAACTATTTCCGGCAGTACAGGTAGCTTACTACGCAACAGCCTCAATATTTAAACCTATTGAAACGAAGTTAGAAAAAACCTTAGGACTTGAAAACTTTTCTGTTGAACCTTACATCACCAAATACGGCGAAACTGTTGCCAAGTTCACCATAAGTAAACGCCTATTTAAACGTTTCAGAATAACAGGATACGAAACAACAGGACAGAAGCCAGAATACGGGGGCAGTTTACAGTTCTTCCTTAACGACAAATATTTCCTTGAAACGAGGTATAACAGCTACTATGGCATAGAAACAGGTATAGGTTTTGACATAAACGTGAGGTAA